In the genome of Aedes aegypti strain LVP_AGWG chromosome 2, AaegL5.0 Primary Assembly, whole genome shotgun sequence, the window CAACAGAGcgtaacttttctaccattgggtaaaaatcaaccaattttttcacactttctcattgatgtgtattgtttacatgctgtcaaactcgaagtcgtgtttttcgattcaacgaaaatggaggtgaaccaacgcgtatcgagagaacaaattctttccaaacacctagaatttcctgacctgtcgcaccggcaatagggtcctaaagccctgtcctaattttagtaccaaacgattaagtttaggccagaatcacatgtttactcaattttttaaatgattttcgttggtttacggccaaaaaacatttttttaaaatttttgagattttgtcacatcttttggtttaaactcaaattttgggtgtattttgttttccgtgtcccttccgagatgtcaaataggaacaacctCAGTGTTAAAAGGATgagcccctgtggcgtttttgccgACTCAgagaatgtcaaacatgatattaagtgtcaaggttcaaagttgaacctatttttaaaatttaattttaaatgtgatcttcttcttttctggcgttacgtccccactgggacagagcctgcttctcagcttagtgttcttatgagcacttccacagttattaactgagagtttactatgccaatgatcatttttgcatgcgtatatcgtgtggcaggtacgaagatactctatgccctgggaagtcgagaaaatttccaacccgaaaagatcctcgaccagtgggattcgaacccacgaccctcagcttggtcttgctgaatagctgcgcgtttaccgctacggctatttgggcccctgtGATATAACTGTTATTTGAtcaggaaaaattgctaaagtggtTGGTCTTTCgtcttattaaataaaaacaagatttcattaaaaaaattaggaccctattgggaaaaatgtttaacattcactattcaaccgtctccagagtgttgaagcggttccatgagcggttgacgttggaccacggcaaaggagctggaagaaaaccgggaccggagaacaaaaagacggagggaaaggtgaagcggatgattaaagcaaatcccaacctttcaagccgtgatttggctaaaaagagcggcatgtcgcagagctacgtccagaatgcaaagaaaagAGCTGGACTACttacatacaaggtacagaacttcccaaaccgcgatgagcggcaacaatcgacggctaaaactcgggcacggaagctctacgagaagatgatgacaaaatatggctgctgtgtgatggacgacgaaacgtttataaaagccgattttaagcaaattttggggttggagttttttaccggcaagagcaagttcgatgtggacgacaaatttaacaagaagaaaatgtcgaagttcgcctccaaatatctcatttggcaggccatctgctcttgtggactgaggagtgagcctttcgtgacaaagggcacagtaaatggcgaggTCTACACATCTGAGTGCTTCGAGAAGCACCTTTTgtcgttcttgcagcagcacgacgaagctccgctattttggccagatttggcatcatgccactattctaaaagtgtcctggagtggtatgaggccaattctgtccattttgttccaaaggacatgaatccgccaaactgtcagaagctgcgcccggtggagcagtactgagcattaatgaagcgggaacttcggaagagcaagaagacagtcaaagacgagaaggaagaaaatgaaaaaaaaaaaaaaaactgagaaactggtaccggatgacactgttaagactttgatggagggtatcaagcgaaaatgccttcaatttttcactcaaggctccatcgattaacttttcttttgatttttgatgtaaatatatgtataaaactaccctaaaattttggtttgattctaaacattataagaaaattggcatgacattttcggtgtcgcaataattccgtgttcgccctttactctaggtagcccttgatctgtcaaacaactttgccgaaaacaccaacattctagcttaaaaaaatctcgggaaatagaagattgaagaacgTTCGTTACTAGTACCGCGATTAGGTTTCAATCAGGTTTGTCACTGTTAGATAGTCCTTGATCTGCCCAAAacattgccaaagacaccaaccttctagtttACCAGATTCTTGAAATATTAAAAGGTTGAAGAATAATTGTtactaaattaattaactccttacgcgtggtaaagatggatgaataatggttgaaaatataaaataaacccacgtgctcggctgggatccGCTGGGATTATAGATGTTACTATAATTGTTACTAGCCGGATCCATTTGGACATAATCCCAATTTATTCGGACCATTAACTAGAAGAGTCTTTCGGCAAATTCGGAAATTTTAAACCAAATccataaaaaaacaattatgCACATTTCAGTGTGTTTTCAGCACGTgcaaagtatgttggctggatgaacgTTAACTATGGCTCAGAGGTTCCAGGATTAAAattttagtattatttttaGATCGTTtgtctcttatgtcaatcaagtcaatatcatgATTTGATGGTCAGTACCAAAACGACTGCCAAGTGACGCCATTAGCTGTACGGCCCACTGTTAAAATTgtaataaatatataataatcattcgaaaaaaaatcttctaaaaccagttgtataattttgttttactcTATATACTATTCTTCTCTTGATCAGTTTTCTCCCGTCAATACTGTACATAACAGATTTTTCTCTTGTGATGGTGACGCATGATATTTGATGAATCATTTCTTatgtttcagatttttatatacaCCTGCAACTTGAACAGCCGTACAAATGAGTCGAATGAGTGTTACTTCAACTACATTTAACACAGCTTCGGCGATGAAACCCTTCAAACACATTTGCAATATCCTACAGAGAGTGAATCACTACGCGCGTTGCAACGCAAATGAGCGAGTTACAGATGATACCACTCCCGTAATCATCTACAGTGTTGTTATACCACAACCACCAGCACCACAAAAAACACACTTTCACCACCTTCAAAGCCCGATGACGACCTACCTTCGTAGTTGATCCGGCCGTCCTTGTCGGCGTCCGCCAGTTCCAGCATCTCGTTCAGCTGGTACTCGGTGACGTTTTCGCCGATCATGTCCATCGCCGATTTGAGCTCGTCCCGTGTGATGTATCCGTTTCCGTCGCGGTCAAATACCCTGAAAGAAGAGCACAGAggttctcaatcctatcagcttcactttcaattattcacgagccgactggaatacatatgaaacatgcatcgatagtaatcttgacgTTAACAtgtctttgcaaacaaaacttgataatgacaatgctctcgaagctttaacaaattccattgttgaagcaagggacattgcaataccaaaatgtgaagaaaaattcgaatccgtgattatagacgatgatcgtaaactcttgatccgtctcaaaaacgtgaggagaaggcaatttcaacgctctCGCGTTCCTGCtaggaaaattatatggcaggatctgcaacaaataaatttaaaatgtttccacaattatgaaacaaaaattttgaaaataaaattttacaaatgtaTTCTGACCTagagcccttttggaaattatcagtatatataaaaaaaaaactcagaagccaaatccggcattgaaagaggaaaacaaattatgactaactaattgtgaaaaagctcgAATACTTGCTGTGCTGTTTGAAAGCgcgaacaattttaatttaggcctcactagtccaattgaaaattaagaTATTCAGGACATCGAAAGCATTCTgaatcaagagaacattttcgcAAAGTCTTGGGAGTCTGATTTGTAAGAAGTcagaactattatttaaaaaatcaaaaatatgaaaggccCTGACGATGCTGGGGTTTTtgacatcctcatcaagaaacttccagagagtagcttatcattcttgttttttatatttaacaaatgttttcagttggcatttTTTCCTAGCAAATGAAGAAATGCTAAGGCTGTTCCAATTTCAAATTCGgacaaaaatcttgcagaagcttctagctatcgtccaatcagcttgaatcagtgaaatttttgaaaagctcgttttgaacagaatgatggtccatatCAACGAAAATCCAATTTTAGCCAATGAATAACTccaacatggacattcgaccacttttacgtgtaacaaatttgatttgttccaacaaatttgaaggctcttctactcttttagacatagaaaaagcattcgacagtgtttaacatgaaagcttgattgtaaaattgaaaaaattactTTAATTTTCCTGCAAACACTAATGTCTTTAAGATCATTTCAGCACTACTAGTAGTCTTGCATACCTGAAGGCCGCTACCAGGTCCTGTGTGAGATCATCGTCGGCTGCCTGAGTGGTGCTATTGCTACTACTGCTGCCACTGCTGCTGGTATTGCTTTCTTCCTTGAGCGCTTGGATGCGGGCCACCCACTGGAGGAACTCGGTTTCGTCTATCAGTCCGCTGCCTGGGGAAAGGAGAAGAGAATTTTTCGAGGAATGTCATTAGAAGTTGTTTCGCAGAATTCAGTTATAATCTTTTAATTTGAGTATTCATATGGTTTCGAAGTTGATCTCGATAGAAAAGTAAATCATACGTCCACAGCAATCACACCGAACGAGAATATGCAACATATTCGGTTAACTGAGCTGTCAGTCCAAATCAATATGATTATGAGTCAACCAGCAGCGATATGGAGCAAACACGGTGCTTTCAAGTTcgctgaaaaaataaaaaaaatctccgcaAAATTTTTAaggttacgcccttttgatggtTTATGTGCATAATTTCAAAGGTAATCGATTATTCTGATGGTTTTTCATTATTCgtaattttataagaaaaaaatgccacagggcttaaagttttaacactggggttgttcctatctgacatttcggaagggacacggaaaacaaaatatacccaaaatttgagtttaaaccaaggggtgcgacaaaatcccaaaaatcataaaaaatgttttttggacttgaaccaatgaaattcatttaaaaattgagtaaacatgtgtttctgccctaaacttaagcgtttgatactaaaattgggacaggcctttaggaccctattgtgcaAAGAGTTTAGAGACCCGTAC includes:
- the LOC5576419 gene encoding calcium-binding protein E63-1 isoform X6, translated to MLGAALIGRRKSNPTAKSRTLTEEEIKDLRTAFDLLDRDQDGHVTPEELQFMLRNLGIHVRDELIDDLLREASRTGSGLIDETEFLQWVARIQALKEESNTSSSGSSSSNSTTQAADDDLTQDLVAAFRVFDRDGNGYITRDELKSAMDMIGENVTEYQLNEMLELADADKDGRINYEDFQKFFLNNLDTFVQPATSGRK
- the LOC5576419 gene encoding calcium-binding protein E63-1 isoform X7, which translates into the protein MSQNFINFSEIRDLRTAFDLLDRDQDGHVTPEELQFMLRNLGIHVRDELIDDLLREASRTGSGLIDETEFLQWVARIQALKEESNTSSSGSSSSNSTTQAADDDLTQDLVAAFRVFDRDGNGYITRDELKSAMDMIGENVTEYQLNEMLELADADKDGRINYEDFQKFFLNNLDTFVQPATSGRK